A region from the Verrucomicrobiota bacterium genome encodes:
- a CDS encoding MBL fold metallo-hydrolase: MYNEKDWNSQEHPLIKLEEDIWQLRLPLPYALDHVNVYLIQGDDGWTLVDTGLNISKARVLWEDTFSELRIGATDVEQIVVTHVHPDHFGMAGWLQEQFSTSEKQVPVYVSAEDYQRFLGLWDKVKKEKTLDAMTRFFISAGISAEYAQVVTNTTRSTGTKTSPHPLFTPIPYTGTLKMGNRNWEVIHAPGHADGQMIFYDPADRLFLSGDQLLMKITPNIGYWHDTVPGVLQRYLDSLGQLRNYDVRVGYPGHKWLIYDWQQRIAEMLAHHKERLAKTFEAVEQSAGISANGVSQAVFRLGELNAHQSTFAIAETMAHLDSLEASKKIQREEVDGVWRFSVV, translated from the coding sequence ATGTATAACGAAAAAGACTGGAATTCGCAGGAACACCCTCTGATCAAACTGGAAGAGGATATCTGGCAACTGCGCCTGCCGTTGCCCTATGCACTGGACCACGTTAATGTGTATTTAATTCAAGGAGACGACGGGTGGACCTTGGTCGATACTGGACTAAACATTTCAAAAGCTCGTGTATTGTGGGAGGATACATTTTCGGAGTTGAGAATCGGTGCGACCGATGTAGAGCAGATCGTTGTGACTCATGTCCACCCTGATCATTTTGGAATGGCCGGCTGGCTCCAGGAGCAATTTAGCACTTCCGAAAAGCAGGTGCCCGTTTACGTCTCGGCCGAAGACTATCAAAGGTTCTTGGGTCTTTGGGATAAAGTAAAAAAAGAAAAAACGCTCGATGCGATGACCCGTTTTTTTATCTCTGCTGGTATCTCCGCTGAATACGCCCAAGTGGTTACCAACACGACGAGGAGCACCGGAACCAAAACCTCGCCTCACCCGCTATTTACTCCGATTCCGTATACCGGGACATTGAAGATGGGAAATCGCAATTGGGAGGTCATTCATGCCCCGGGTCATGCAGACGGACAGATGATCTTTTACGATCCAGCTGACCGGCTATTTTTAAGCGGCGATCAACTGCTGATGAAGATTACACCCAATATCGGCTATTGGCATGATACAGTGCCTGGGGTGTTACAACGCTACCTTGATTCACTGGGCCAGCTCCGGAACTATGATGTCCGGGTCGGTTACCCCGGTCACAAGTGGTTGATTTATGACTGGCAGCAGCGCATCGCTGAGATGTTAGCGCATCACAAGGAACGACTGGCTAAAACCTTTGAAGCGGTAGAGCAATCAGCCGGTATTTCGGCCAATGGAGTGAGCCAAGCCGTTTTTCGTTTAGGGGAGTTGAATGCCCACCAATCTACCTTTGCTATTGCCGAAACCATGGCTCATCTCGACTCGTTGGAAGCGAGCAAGAAAATCCAACGAG